From a single Streptomyces misionensis genomic region:
- a CDS encoding c-type cytochrome, whose translation MKKLSARRRHPLAAVVVLLLALAATGGLYAAFAPAGKAQADETSQSLTIKEGRKLYEVGCASCHGTGGQGSSDGPSLVGVGSAAVDFQVGTGRMPAATSQGAQVPRKKPVYTQTQIDQLAAYIASLGAGPVVPTKQQYGPAGADIAKGGELFRTNCAQCHNFTGKGGALTKGKFAPTLEGVDPKHIYEAMQTGPQNMPSFPDTTLSSKNKKDIIAYLHAVDSSETTNPGGLELGGLGPVSEGLFAWIFGLGALIAVAVWVAARTAKAKKS comes from the coding sequence GTGAAAAAGCTCTCCGCACGACGACGCCATCCGCTGGCGGCGGTCGTCGTCCTACTCCTCGCGCTGGCGGCCACTGGGGGGCTGTACGCCGCGTTCGCGCCCGCGGGCAAGGCGCAGGCCGATGAAACCTCCCAGTCCCTGACCATCAAGGAGGGTAGGAAGCTCTACGAGGTCGGCTGCGCCAGCTGCCACGGCACCGGTGGGCAGGGCTCCTCCGACGGGCCGAGCCTGGTCGGCGTGGGCTCCGCGGCCGTCGACTTCCAGGTCGGCACCGGCCGTATGCCGGCCGCGACCTCGCAGGGCGCCCAGGTCCCGCGCAAGAAGCCTGTGTACACGCAGACTCAGATCGACCAGCTCGCCGCGTACATCGCGTCGCTGGGCGCCGGTCCGGTCGTGCCGACCAAGCAGCAGTACGGTCCGGCCGGCGCGGACATCGCCAAGGGTGGCGAGCTGTTCCGCACCAACTGCGCGCAGTGCCACAACTTCACCGGCAAGGGCGGTGCCCTGACCAAGGGCAAGTTCGCGCCCACGCTGGAGGGCGTCGACCCGAAGCACATCTACGAGGCCATGCAGACGGGCCCGCAGAACATGCCGTCCTTCCCGGACACGACGCTGTCCTCGAAGAACAAGAAGGACATCATCGCGTACCTGCACGCGGTCGACAGCAGCGAGACGACGAACCCGGGCGGTCTGGAGCTGGGCGGCCTCGGGCCGGTCAGTGAGGGCCTGTTCGCCTGGATCTTCGGTCTCGGCGCGCTGATCGCCGTCGCCGTCTGGGTCGCCGCTCGGACCGCAAAGGCCAAGAAGTCATGA
- a CDS encoding cytochrome c oxidase subunit 3 — translation MSVVATATTVETGHAHPSVNRPNLTSVGTIIWLSSELMFFAALFAMYFTLRSVTGPAHWKHMASALNVPFSATNTTILVLSSLTCQLGVFAAERGDVKKLRGWFILTFIMGAIFIGGQIYEYTSLVKEEGLSLSSDPYGSVFYLTTGFHGLHVTGGLIAFLLVLGRTYMAKRFTHEQATAAIVVSYYWHFVDVVWIGLFATIYLIK, via the coding sequence ATGTCGGTCGTGGCGACAGCAACGACAGTAGAAACCGGGCACGCGCACCCGTCGGTCAACCGGCCGAACCTCACCAGCGTCGGAACCATCATCTGGCTGAGTTCCGAGCTGATGTTCTTCGCGGCCCTCTTCGCGATGTACTTCACCCTCCGGTCGGTGACCGGACCGGCTCACTGGAAGCACATGGCCTCAGCGCTCAATGTGCCTTTCTCCGCGACGAACACCACGATCCTGGTGCTCTCGTCCCTCACCTGCCAGCTCGGCGTCTTCGCTGCCGAGCGCGGCGACGTGAAGAAGCTCCGTGGCTGGTTCATCCTCACCTTCATCATGGGTGCGATCTTCATCGGCGGTCAGATCTACGAGTACACGAGCCTGGTGAAGGAAGAGGGCCTCTCGCTCTCCTCCGACCCGTACGGCTCGGTGTTCTACCTGACCACCGGCTTCCACGGCCTGCACGTGACGGGCGGTCTCATCGCCTTCCTGCTGGTCCTCGGCCGCACCTACATGGCCAAGAGGTTCACCCACGAGCAGGCGACCGCCGCCATCGTCGTGTCCTACTACTGGCACTTCGTCGATGTCGTCTGGATCGGCCTCTTCGCCACGATCTATTTGATCAAGTAG
- a CDS encoding response regulator transcription factor, giving the protein MQPTATVLVYSDDSNTREQVRLAAGRRPAPDVPQVEFVECATPAAVLRELDRGGIDVCVLDGEAVPMGGMGMCRQIKDEVFRCPPVLLLIGRPQDAWLATWSRADAAVTLPVDPVEFAASLAAVLRRRSLASA; this is encoded by the coding sequence ATGCAGCCGACCGCCACCGTGCTGGTCTACAGCGACGACTCCAACACCCGTGAGCAGGTACGGCTGGCCGCAGGGCGCCGGCCCGCCCCGGACGTGCCCCAGGTGGAGTTCGTGGAGTGCGCGACACCCGCGGCGGTGCTGCGGGAGCTGGACCGTGGGGGCATCGACGTGTGCGTGCTCGACGGCGAGGCCGTGCCCATGGGGGGCATGGGGATGTGCCGGCAGATCAAGGACGAGGTGTTCCGCTGCCCGCCCGTGCTGCTGCTCATCGGCCGCCCCCAGGACGCCTGGCTGGCCACGTGGAGCCGGGCCGACGCCGCGGTGACGCTGCCGGTGGACCCGGTGGAGTTCGCCGCCTCGCTGGCCGCCGTGCTGCGCCGCAGGAGCCTGGCGAGCGCCTAG
- a CDS encoding L,D-transpeptidase, with protein MNYSPRTRTVVSCAVLVTALGAGTSACGSDGDPLSAKPYDAAGLISFNAPTDVGKRADPDKPLEVTVKDEGRITDVTAQDSTGRYVAGELTADGSRWHSTSPLAASAHYTVTVSTEDDEGAPGRKVLAFDTTKPTDQKRLGVTFGPDAGEYGVGQVITAQLSQAVDDKAQRAVVERGLRVDSVPAVTGSWYWVSGKELHYRPKDYWPAHATIQVHSNLDGVKISDRLRGDRTKALKLTTGDRVEAVTDAAAHEMTVYKDGAVINSIPVTTGKPGYETRNGVKVVLEKQYFVRMRGITVGIAEGSRDSYDLPVYYATRVTWSGEYVHAAPWSVGSQGYANVSHGCTGMSTANARWFFETVHEGDVVKVVNSNGQAMEPFGNGFGDWNVDWKKWRTGSALNGLPNGGQTAPDTVRLQPAAV; from the coding sequence ATGAATTACTCTCCGCGGACCCGTACCGTCGTCAGCTGCGCTGTGCTGGTGACCGCCCTGGGCGCGGGCACCAGCGCCTGCGGTTCGGACGGCGACCCCCTGTCGGCCAAGCCGTATGACGCGGCGGGCCTGATCTCCTTCAACGCCCCCACCGACGTGGGCAAGCGGGCCGACCCCGACAAGCCCCTTGAGGTCACGGTCAAGGACGAGGGGCGCATCACCGACGTCACCGCCCAGGACTCCACAGGCCGCTACGTGGCGGGCGAACTCACCGCCGACGGCAGCCGCTGGCACAGCACCTCCCCGCTGGCCGCGAGCGCCCATTACACGGTCACCGTGAGCACCGAGGACGACGAGGGGGCACCCGGCCGCAAGGTCCTCGCCTTCGATACCACCAAGCCCACCGACCAGAAGCGGCTGGGCGTCACCTTCGGGCCCGACGCGGGCGAGTACGGCGTCGGACAGGTCATCACCGCCCAACTCAGCCAGGCGGTCGACGACAAGGCCCAGCGGGCCGTCGTGGAGCGCGGCCTGCGGGTGGACTCCGTGCCCGCCGTGACCGGCTCCTGGTACTGGGTGAGCGGCAAGGAACTCCACTACCGCCCCAAGGACTACTGGCCGGCCCACGCGACGATCCAGGTGCACAGCAACCTGGACGGCGTCAAGATCAGCGACCGGCTGCGGGGCGACAGGACGAAGGCGCTCAAGCTCACCACGGGCGACCGCGTCGAGGCCGTCACGGACGCCGCGGCGCACGAGATGACGGTGTACAAGGACGGCGCCGTGATCAATTCCATTCCGGTCACCACCGGCAAGCCGGGCTACGAGACCCGCAACGGCGTCAAGGTGGTCCTGGAGAAGCAGTACTTCGTACGCATGCGCGGGATCACCGTCGGCATCGCCGAGGGCAGCCGGGACTCGTACGACCTGCCGGTCTACTACGCCACCCGGGTGACCTGGTCCGGCGAATACGTGCACGCGGCGCCCTGGTCGGTGGGCTCGCAGGGCTACGCCAACGTCAGCCACGGCTGCACCGGGATGAGCACGGCCAACGCCCGCTGGTTCTTCGAGACCGTCCACGAGGGCGACGTGGTGAAGGTCGTCAACTCCAACGGCCAGGCGATGGAACCCTTCGGCAACGGGTTCGGCGACTGGAACGTCGACTGGAAGAAGTGGCGTACGGGCTCCGCCCTCAACGGCCTGCCCAACGGCGGCCAGACCGCGCCGGACACGGTCCGCCTCCAGCCGGCAGCCGTGTGA
- a CDS encoding cytochrome c oxidase subunit 4, with amino-acid sequence MKIQGRMFIWLSFFILIMAVVYGVWSKEPAGTTALFLAFGLSIMIGFYLGFTARRVDAGAQDDKEADVADDAGELGFFSPHSWQPLMLGFGGAIAFLSIAVGWWLIYFSAPFIVIGLFGWVFEYYHGENRTQ; translated from the coding sequence GTGAAGATCCAGGGCCGGATGTTCATCTGGCTGAGCTTCTTCATCCTGATCATGGCCGTCGTGTACGGCGTGTGGTCGAAGGAGCCGGCCGGTACCACGGCGCTCTTCCTGGCCTTCGGCCTGTCGATCATGATCGGCTTCTACCTGGGCTTCACCGCCCGCCGGGTGGACGCCGGTGCGCAGGACGACAAGGAGGCCGACGTCGCGGACGACGCGGGCGAGCTGGGCTTCTTCAGCCCGCACAGCTGGCAGCCGCTCATGCTGGGCTTCGGCGGTGCGATCGCCTTCCTCAGCATCGCGGTCGGCTGGTGGCTGATCTACTTCTCCGCGCCGTTCATCGTGATCGGTCTGTTCGGCTGGGTGTTCGAGTACTACCACGGTGAGAACCGCACCCAGTAA
- the ctaD gene encoding cytochrome c oxidase subunit I — protein sequence MSILNEPQGAAAAEGSYVDELPVRRKQPGNAVVKWLTTTDHKTIGTMYLVTSFAFFLIGGVMALLMRAELARPGLQIMSNEQFNQAFTMHGTIMLLMFATPLFAGFANWIMPLQIGAPDVAFPRLNMFAYWLYLFGSLIAVGGFLTPEGAADFGWFAYSPLSDAVRSPGAGADMWIMGLAMSGFGTILGSVNFITTIICMRAPGMTMFRMPIFVWNVLLTGVLVLLAFPVLAAALFALEADRKFGAHVFDAANGGALLWQHLFWFFGHPEVYIIALPFFGIISEIIPVFSRKPMFGYMGLIAATIAIAGLSVTVWAHHMYVTGGVLLPFFSFMTFLIAVPTGVKFFNWIGTMWKGSLSFETPMLWATGFLITFTFGGLTGVILASPPMDFHISDSYFVVAHFHYVVFGTVVFAMFAGFHFWWPKFTGKMLDERLGKITFWTLFIGFHTTFLVQHWLGAEGMPRRYADYLAADGFTALNTVSTIGSFVLGLSFLPFLYNVWKTAKYGKKVEVDDPWGYGRSLEWATSCPPPRHNFTTLPRIRSESPAFDLHHPEIAALEQLEHAGHATAVAGSSKEAGK from the coding sequence GTGAGCATCCTCAACGAACCCCAGGGTGCCGCGGCCGCTGAAGGCTCGTACGTGGACGAGCTGCCGGTTCGGCGTAAGCAGCCCGGCAATGCCGTGGTGAAGTGGCTGACGACCACCGACCACAAGACGATCGGGACGATGTACCTCGTCACGTCGTTCGCGTTCTTCCTGATCGGCGGCGTGATGGCGCTGCTCATGCGCGCCGAGCTGGCCCGTCCGGGCCTGCAGATCATGTCGAACGAGCAGTTCAACCAGGCGTTCACGATGCACGGCACGATCATGCTGCTGATGTTCGCGACGCCGCTGTTCGCGGGCTTCGCGAACTGGATCATGCCGCTGCAGATCGGCGCGCCGGACGTCGCGTTCCCGCGGCTGAACATGTTCGCCTACTGGCTGTACCTGTTCGGCTCGCTCATCGCGGTGGGTGGCTTCCTCACCCCCGAGGGCGCGGCCGACTTCGGCTGGTTCGCCTACTCCCCGCTGTCGGACGCGGTCCGCTCGCCGGGCGCCGGCGCCGACATGTGGATCATGGGTCTGGCCATGTCCGGCTTCGGCACCATCCTCGGCTCGGTCAACTTCATCACCACGATCATCTGCATGCGCGCTCCGGGCATGACGATGTTCCGCATGCCGATCTTCGTGTGGAACGTGCTGCTGACCGGTGTGCTCGTCCTGCTGGCCTTCCCGGTGCTGGCCGCCGCGCTGTTCGCCCTGGAGGCGGACCGCAAATTCGGTGCGCATGTGTTCGACGCGGCCAATGGCGGCGCATTGCTCTGGCAACACCTCTTCTGGTTCTTCGGCCACCCAGAGGTGTACATCATCGCCCTGCCGTTCTTCGGCATCATCTCGGAGATCATTCCGGTCTTCTCCCGCAAGCCGATGTTCGGTTACATGGGCCTGATCGCCGCGACCATCGCGATCGCCGGTCTGTCCGTGACGGTGTGGGCGCACCACATGTACGTCACCGGCGGTGTGCTGCTGCCGTTCTTCTCCTTCATGACCTTCCTGATCGCGGTACCGACCGGTGTGAAGTTCTTCAACTGGATCGGCACCATGTGGAAGGGCTCACTGTCCTTCGAGACGCCGATGCTCTGGGCGACCGGCTTCCTGATCACCTTCACGTTCGGTGGTCTGACCGGTGTCATCCTGGCCTCGCCGCCCATGGACTTCCACATCTCCGACTCGTACTTCGTGGTGGCCCACTTCCACTACGTGGTCTTCGGTACGGTCGTCTTCGCCATGTTCGCCGGCTTCCACTTCTGGTGGCCGAAGTTCACCGGCAAGATGCTGGACGAGCGCCTCGGCAAGATCACCTTCTGGACGCTGTTCATCGGCTTCCACACCACCTTCCTGGTGCAGCACTGGCTGGGTGCCGAGGGCATGCCGCGTCGTTACGCCGACTACCTGGCGGCCGACGGCTTCACCGCGCTGAACACGGTGTCCACCATCGGTTCGTTCGTTCTCGGCCTCTCCTTCCTGCCGTTCCTCTACAACGTCTGGAAGACCGCCAAGTACGGCAAGAAGGTCGAGGTGGACGACCCGTGGGGCTACGGCCGCTCCCTGGAGTGGGCGACCTCCTGCCCGCCGCCGCGGCACAACTTCACCACCCTGCCGCGGATCCGCAGCGAATCCCCGGCGTTCGACCTGCACCACCCCGAGATCGCCGCGCTCGAGCAGCTTGAGCACGCCGGTCACGCGACCGCCGTCGCGGGCAGCAGCAAGGAGGCCGGCAAGTGA
- the coxB gene encoding cytochrome c oxidase subunit II, protein MSPNGSDRSPRRPMRRKLLQALTAGLVLATATGCTYKDFPRLGMPTPTTEEAPRILSLWQGSWAAALAVGVLVWGLILWSAMFHRRSRTKVEVPPQTRYNMPIEALYTVVPIIIISVLFYFTARDETKLMSLDKKPDVTVNVVGFQWSWGFNYIENVPGVSGDAKTDTNLSAIPDRFKAAFPANAGGVYDVGTPGTRNPQTGNPGPTLWLPKGKTVRFVLTSRDVIHSFWVVPFLMKQDVIPGHTNAFQVTPNKEGTFLGKCAELCGVDHSRMLFNVKVVSPAAYEQHLKDLAKKGQTGYIPAGIAQTSHEKNRETNNL, encoded by the coding sequence GTGAGTCCCAACGGCTCCGACCGCTCGCCGCGGCGCCCGATGCGGCGGAAGCTGCTGCAGGCACTGACCGCGGGCCTGGTCCTGGCGACCGCAACCGGTTGCACATACAAGGACTTCCCCCGCCTTGGCATGCCCACCCCGACCACGGAAGAGGCTCCGCGGATCCTCTCCCTGTGGCAGGGTTCCTGGGCTGCCGCGCTCGCCGTCGGCGTGCTGGTGTGGGGCCTGATCCTGTGGAGCGCCATGTTCCACCGGCGCAGCCGCACCAAGGTCGAGGTACCTCCGCAGACCCGGTACAACATGCCGATCGAGGCCCTGTACACGGTGGTCCCGATCATCATCATCTCGGTGCTGTTCTACTTCACGGCCCGGGACGAGACGAAGCTCATGAGCCTCGACAAGAAGCCCGACGTCACGGTCAACGTGGTCGGCTTCCAGTGGAGCTGGGGCTTCAACTACATCGAGAACGTCCCCGGAGTCTCCGGCGACGCCAAGACGGACACCAACCTGTCCGCGATTCCGGACCGGTTCAAGGCCGCCTTCCCGGCGAACGCCGGCGGCGTCTACGACGTCGGCACCCCGGGTACGCGCAACCCGCAGACCGGTAACCCTGGTCCGACGCTCTGGCTCCCCAAGGGCAAGACGGTCCGCTTCGTTCTGACCTCGCGTGACGTCATCCACTCCTTCTGGGTGGTGCCGTTCCTGATGAAGCAGGACGTCATCCCGGGCCACACCAACGCCTTCCAGGTGACCCCCAACAAGGAGGGCACCTTCCTCGGCAAGTGCGCCGAGCTCTGCGGCGTCGACCACTCGCGGATGCTGTTCAACGTGAAGGTCGTCTCCCCGGCGGCGTACGAGCAGCACCTCAAGGACCTCGCCAAGAAGGGGCAGACCGGTTACATTCCCGCCGGCATCGCGCAGACGAGCCACGAGAAGAACCGGGAGACGAACAACCTGTGA
- a CDS encoding cysteine desulfurase/sulfurtransferase TusA family protein produces the protein MPYFDAASAAPLHPVARQALLASLDDGWADPARLYREGRKARMLLDAAREAAAEAVGCRADELVFTPSGTRAVHTGVAGALAGRRRVGRHLIVSAVEHSSVLHSAEVFEAEGGEVTRVPVDRTGAVAPAGYEAALRADTALAVLQSANHEVGTVQPVAEVAEVCRTAGVPLLVDAAQSLGWGPVEGGWSLLAASAHKWGGPSGVGLLVVRKGVRFAPQGPADERESGRAPGFENIPAVVAAVASLRAVRAEAAQEASRLRELTERIRTRVPRLVPDVEVVGDPRRRLPGIVTFSCLYVDGETLLHELDREGFAVSSGSSCTSSTLTPSHVLKAMGVLSEGNVRVSLPPGTAGQDVERFLDVLPGVVAGVREKLGAPSAAVVAEEDVLVVDALGRRCPIPVIELAKAFPGVPVGGTVRVLSDDEAARLDIPAWCEMRGQEYLGEEPADGGTAYLVRRLG, from the coding sequence GTGCCCTACTTCGACGCCGCATCGGCCGCACCTCTCCATCCGGTAGCCCGCCAGGCCCTGTTGGCCTCCCTGGACGACGGGTGGGCCGATCCCGCGCGGCTGTACCGGGAGGGGCGCAAGGCGCGGATGCTGCTGGACGCGGCGCGGGAGGCGGCGGCCGAGGCGGTCGGGTGCCGGGCGGACGAGCTGGTGTTCACACCGTCGGGGACCCGTGCCGTACATACGGGCGTCGCGGGGGCGTTGGCCGGAAGGCGCCGGGTCGGACGCCACCTGATCGTGTCAGCGGTCGAACACTCCTCTGTCCTCCATTCGGCGGAGGTGTTCGAGGCCGAGGGGGGCGAGGTGACACGGGTGCCGGTGGACCGGACGGGCGCGGTGGCCCCCGCGGGTTACGAGGCCGCCCTGCGCGCGGACACCGCGCTGGCCGTGCTCCAGTCGGCCAACCACGAGGTCGGCACCGTGCAGCCGGTGGCCGAGGTGGCGGAGGTGTGCCGGACGGCCGGGGTGCCGCTGCTGGTGGACGCGGCCCAGTCGCTGGGCTGGGGGCCGGTCGAGGGCGGCTGGTCGCTGCTCGCCGCCAGCGCGCACAAGTGGGGCGGGCCCTCGGGGGTCGGGCTGCTCGTCGTGCGCAAGGGGGTCCGGTTCGCGCCCCAAGGGCCTGCGGACGAGCGGGAGTCGGGGCGGGCACCGGGCTTCGAGAACATTCCGGCCGTCGTGGCGGCCGTGGCGTCCCTGCGCGCGGTGCGGGCCGAGGCGGCCCAGGAGGCGTCGCGGCTGCGGGAGCTGACGGAGCGGATCAGGACACGGGTGCCGCGGCTGGTGCCGGACGTGGAGGTGGTGGGCGATCCGCGGCGGCGGCTGCCGGGCATCGTCACCTTCTCGTGTCTCTATGTCGACGGAGAGACCCTGCTGCACGAGCTGGACCGGGAGGGCTTCGCGGTGTCCTCCGGCTCCTCGTGCACCAGCAGCACGCTGACGCCCAGCCATGTGCTGAAGGCGATGGGCGTGCTCAGCGAGGGCAATGTGCGCGTGTCGCTGCCGCCGGGCACGGCCGGGCAGGACGTGGAACGGTTCCTTGACGTGCTGCCGGGCGTGGTGGCGGGGGTGCGGGAGAAGCTGGGGGCGCCCTCCGCCGCGGTGGTCGCCGAGGAGGACGTCCTGGTGGTGGACGCCCTCGGCAGGCGCTGCCCCATCCCGGTCATCGAACTGGCGAAGGCGTTTCCCGGGGTGCCGGTGGGCGGCACCGTCCGCGTCCTCTCGGACGACGAGGCGGCCCGCCTGGACATTCCGGCGTGGTGCGAGATGCGGGGCCAGGAGTACCTGGGCGAGGAGCCGGCGGACGGCGGTACGGCGTACCTGGTGCGCCGGCTCGGCTGA
- a CDS encoding carbohydrate kinase family protein yields MRIAVTGSIATDHLMTFPGRFADQLVADQLHTVSLSFLVDNLDVRRGGVAANIAFGMGQLGTRPILAGAAGFDFDEYRAWLDRHGVDTESVRISDTLHTARFVCTTDADHNQIGSFYTGAMSEARLIELKTVADRVGGLDLVLIGADDPEAMLRHTEECRSRSIPFAADFSQQIARMEGEEIRILLDGATYLFSNEYEKGLIQTKTGLTDEEILARVGHRVTTLGSRGVRIERVGEDPIEVGCPEEERKADPTGVGDAFRAGFLSGLAWGVSLERAAQVGCMLATLVIETVGTQEYQLRRAHFMERFTKAYGDEAAEEVRSHLR; encoded by the coding sequence GTGCGCATCGCAGTCACCGGCTCCATCGCCACCGACCACCTCATGACCTTCCCGGGTCGGTTCGCCGACCAGCTCGTCGCGGACCAGCTGCACACGGTTTCGCTCTCCTTCCTCGTCGACAACCTCGACGTGCGCCGCGGCGGCGTCGCCGCGAACATCGCCTTCGGCATGGGCCAGCTCGGCACCCGGCCGATCCTGGCCGGCGCGGCCGGCTTCGACTTCGACGAGTACCGGGCCTGGCTCGACCGGCACGGCGTCGACACCGAGTCCGTCCGGATCTCCGACACCCTGCACACCGCCCGCTTCGTGTGCACCACCGACGCCGACCACAACCAGATCGGCTCCTTCTACACCGGCGCCATGAGCGAGGCCCGGCTGATCGAGCTGAAGACGGTCGCCGACCGGGTGGGCGGCCTCGACCTGGTGCTGATCGGCGCGGACGACCCGGAGGCGATGCTCCGCCACACCGAGGAGTGCCGCTCCCGCTCGATCCCGTTCGCGGCCGACTTCTCCCAGCAGATCGCCCGCATGGAGGGCGAGGAGATCCGGATACTGCTGGACGGCGCGACGTACCTGTTCTCCAACGAGTACGAGAAGGGCCTCATCCAGACCAAGACCGGTCTGACCGACGAGGAGATCCTCGCCAGGGTCGGCCACCGCGTCACCACGCTCGGGTCGCGGGGCGTGCGGATCGAGCGGGTCGGCGAGGACCCGATCGAGGTCGGCTGCCCGGAGGAGGAGCGCAAGGCCGACCCCACCGGCGTCGGCGACGCCTTCCGCGCGGGCTTCCTGTCCGGCCTGGCCTGGGGCGTCTCGCTGGAGCGGGCCGCGCAGGTGGGCTGCATGCTGGCGACCCTGGTCATCGAGACCGTGGGCACGCAGGAGTACCAGCTGCGGCGCGCGCACTTCATGGAGCGGTTCACCAAGGCGTACGGGGACGAGGCGGCCGAGGAGGTCCGGTCCCACCTGCGCTGA
- a CDS encoding iron-sulfur cluster assembly accessory protein: MSVSDETKTVSDGIILTDAAAAKVKALLDQEGRDDLALRVAVQPGGCSGLRYQLFFDERSLDGDVEKDFGGVKVVTDRMSAPYLGGATVDFVDTIEKQGFTIDNPNATGSCACGDSFS, encoded by the coding sequence ATGTCCGTATCGGACGAGACCAAAACCGTCAGCGACGGCATCATCCTGACCGACGCCGCCGCGGCCAAGGTCAAGGCCCTGCTCGACCAGGAAGGCCGTGACGACCTCGCGCTGCGTGTCGCCGTCCAGCCCGGCGGCTGCTCCGGTCTGCGGTACCAGCTGTTCTTCGACGAGCGCTCGCTCGACGGCGACGTGGAGAAGGACTTCGGCGGGGTCAAGGTCGTCACCGACCGGATGAGCGCCCCGTACCTGGGCGGCGCCACCGTCGACTTCGTGGACACGATCGAGAAGCAGGGCTTCACGATCGACAACCCGAACGCGACCGGCTCCTGCGCCTGCGGCGACTCCTTCAGCTGA
- the nadA gene encoding quinolinate synthase NadA: MTTAQTPELDVQPTPLALLLLGREADPKSERGVECPGDLPSPSDPALVERARAAKEKLGDKVFVLGHHYQRDEVIQFADVTGDSFKLARDAAARPEAEYIVFCGVHFMAESADILTSDDQKVVLPDLAAGCSMADMATAEQVAECWDVLTEAGIAEQVVPVSYMNSSADIKAFTGKHGGTICTSSNAKRALDWAFEQGEKVLFLPDQHLGRNTAVRDMGMSLDDCVVYNPHKPDGGLTAEELRAAKMILWRGHCSVHGRFSLDSVNDVRARIPGVNVLVHPECKHEVVAAADYVGSTEYIIKALEAAPAGSKWAIGTELNLVRRLANRFAPEGKEIVFLDRTVCFCSTMNRIDLPHLVWTLESLAEGNLVNHIQVDKETEAFAKLALERMLALP; this comes from the coding sequence GTGACCACCGCCCAGACCCCGGAGCTCGACGTGCAGCCGACTCCGCTCGCCCTGCTGCTGCTCGGCCGTGAGGCCGACCCGAAGAGCGAGCGGGGTGTCGAGTGTCCCGGCGATCTGCCCTCGCCGTCCGACCCCGCCCTGGTGGAGCGCGCCCGTGCCGCCAAGGAGAAGCTCGGCGACAAGGTGTTCGTGCTCGGTCACCACTACCAGCGCGACGAGGTGATCCAGTTCGCCGACGTCACGGGCGACTCCTTCAAGCTCGCCCGGGACGCGGCCGCGCGCCCGGAGGCCGAGTACATCGTCTTCTGCGGTGTGCACTTCATGGCCGAGTCGGCGGACATCCTCACCTCCGACGACCAGAAGGTCGTCCTGCCGGACCTCGCGGCCGGCTGCTCCATGGCCGACATGGCGACGGCGGAGCAGGTCGCGGAGTGCTGGGACGTGCTGACCGAGGCCGGGATCGCCGAGCAGGTGGTCCCCGTCTCGTACATGAACTCCTCCGCCGACATCAAGGCCTTCACCGGCAAGCACGGCGGCACGATCTGCACCTCCTCCAACGCCAAGCGCGCGCTGGACTGGGCGTTCGAGCAGGGCGAGAAGGTGCTCTTCCTGCCGGACCAGCACCTCGGCCGCAACACCGCCGTCCGTGACATGGGGATGTCCCTGGACGACTGCGTGGTCTACAACCCGCACAAGCCCGACGGCGGGCTGACCGCGGAGGAGCTGCGCGCCGCGAAGATGATCCTGTGGCGCGGCCACTGCTCGGTGCACGGCCGCTTCAGCCTCGACTCGGTGAACGACGTGCGCGCCCGCATCCCCGGTGTGAACGTCCTGGTCCACCCGGAGTGCAAGCACGAGGTCGTCGCCGCGGCGGACTACGTCGGCTCGACCGAATACATCATCAAGGCCCTGGAGGCCGCCCCGGCCGGCTCCAAGTGGGCCATCGGCACGGAGCTGAACCTGGTCCGCCGTCTGGCGAACCGTTTCGCTCCGGAGGGCAAGGAGATCGTCTTCCTCGACCGCACGGTCTGCTTCTGCTCCACCATGAACCGCATCGACCTCCCCCACCTGGTGTGGACCCTGGAGTCCCTCGCGGAGGGCAACCTGGTCAACCACATCCAGGTCGACAAGGAGACCGAGGCGTTCGCCAAGCTGGCGCTGGAGCGGATGCTGGCGCTTCCGTAG